Part of the Besnoitia besnoiti strain Bb-Ger1 chromosome Unknown contig00015, whole genome shotgun sequence genome is shown below.
GAGACGCCTAGAGCTGCAGAGCGAAACGAATCTGCAACTGCAGAGGCCTGCTCGGAGTCAACCTAGGCGTACACGATAGTCCTAGAGAGCCACGCAAGCGAACTGTTTGCTCTCTAATggcgtttttctcctttttttctcttccgcctcgcggagcTAACACGTGAACTCGTGGCGTCTCACCTTTTGGCGCAAGCGTCACAGAGAAGAGTCTTCAACAAACTTTTAGGAAGTCTGCAAAGTAGCGAGACGGCCCCCGTGACCAGAGACGTGCCCGAGACTGAACGAGGAGAGATTCACACGGGGTAGCACATCTAGGCAGCGCCAGTCGAGGCCGGCAGCGCTGCACGACTCCACTGGGGCTCTTAGACAAATAAAATCGGTTAAGGATGCATTTCTGTGCATATATCTAAACCGGACTCAACGCTGGCAGCATTATGACACGGGATACACGCCGATGCACGCGAAAACTGAGAAAAACAGTTGCGAATTCTCCCACGCGAGACGTCGACCGCAGAAACGATAACTCAAAGACGCTTTGACGTCTCGTCAGCGGAACCGGGAAACACGCACAGTGGCTGCGTACAAAACAATGTTGCACTCCATAAATAAGTAACGCACTCAAAACTGAGGAAGCAACTCTACAACAGTTTCCGCTTCAACGCGCCACTCTcacccccccttccccccctccacAGCCCACATACTGACATCACTAGATTAAGGTAGATTAAAAAAGGTCTCACAAACTGCAGCCGTGCAGTCCGCCACAGACGGACACCCCCTTCAACATTCGCACTGTGAACGGCTCTCGCTCGAGCTTCTCTCGTTTTCACTCGTTTTCTGAGCGTCGTCTTTCATCGCTTCCGCTAGCATCACAGTCCTTGTTTCCCTCCTCTcgtttcgccggcgcctcgccgtcaaGAACCAAACGACTTTTTGGAACTTCAAATGACATTCACGCTTCAACGGAGGCTTCGCTGTCCCATATACTCATTTGTAGCTCGCAGGCAGTTCCGCTCACGAAGAACTTCTTTCCGCTTCTACGTGACTCCCCAGGGCGGGCTGTCCTTCCTCGAGGACCTGCGTCCAAGCCTGCGAATCTCTCCATCTCGTTTGCCTTCTAAaacgtcttccgcggcgcctagATCGTCCAAAACAGCGTGAGGAGGCCCTTCAGGTACTGCCAAATCTCTTGACCTCCTgccaaaaaaaaaaaaatgtAAAGAAAATGGAAAGCACCACTCACATCTAGCCGGAGGGCGCACACACTCATCatgcgctgcctctctctctccggcgcAACCCCCAACCCTAAATCAGCGACCCCTGACGACTCAAAGCGTGCGCGTTCCCAcctccctctcctccagGGCCGCCTCAAGCCAGCCCCATGGAAAGCCTTGCTCGGCGGCCTgctcagagagagaaggcgctcgccgcacgGTCGTGGGCGCCACCATTCGGCACCTCTACTGCCTTCCACATTTAGCCTCCGCACCAAGCGCGCTGCTTGAGCAAACTCCATCTTCGAAACgacacgcagaaggcgaggaaagcgctcgcgcagctctcaCCTAGCTTTGACTCCCCGTAGAGGCGATCGACGAAGATTATTGGAACTTCGCCGATGGAGTAGCCCAGGGCGCGCGCCCGAACCGCAACTTCCATCTGAAACACGTAGCCTGAGGACGAAAGAcagacggcagcgagcggGTCCACAGAGATGCACAAAAATGGACGCTTACGTACAGAGGCACATGCAGAAGGCACAGAAGCACTCTCACTAAGGCACACGCGCATCTGCGTACTTCTAATCCTCGttgcggctgtcgcgcgaaAACTCGTGGAGGCCTCGTTCGCCCCTTCCCCGTACCTTTGCTGATCATCCGCTTCATGATATCCTCGATGACATCGCGCTTGAACAGCCTGCAAACGAAGCAATCACCTCAAAAGAAAACTACTTGGGAATAAAAGACTGAAGGAAGCAACACACTCGGGGGGACGATCCTTACGACTTTCCGACAGTCCTCACCGCCATAAGCGTacacaaatacatatatgaatatTCATATGCATAaaaataaatatatgtatctcTATACAAATATTTGTATATGACTCTGTAGCTCGCACATAAGGCATCGAGACTCTGAAACTCATACCCACTTGCGAGGCACTGCGTCACAGACGTCCTCATAAACACATGCATCCTCCGAAGCTTTCCTTCTCTCAGTCGGAAAGAAGATCCATGCGTAGAAgaatatacacatatataaacGTATGTGTACAACTATATATTACCTGAACCTAAACCCACAAATACAAAGAACGGCGCATCTATATATGATGGCAtgcacacgcatatatatacatatacctATACACGTATACGCAcgtagatatacatatatatgcacctAAATGTATACGTTCTCACATAGAGGCATATGCTTACATATATAGGCCGCCACACGCGTGGAAGGGGGTGCGAACGAAACACGGGTTGACAGAACTCGACGACTCCACACAAGGACACGTCAGAAATGGCGCTGTCAACGTGGAAATGTCGAGTCGATCGCAGAGGAACACGTACCTAAAGGAACCCGTGAGGTCAGACACGCGGGGATTCAGAAGCGTCTGGGCTGCGAACGAGAGAGCGAATATGAGAAAACTCAGTTCAGCGGACGACAACTCCAGTGACAAAACACAGGAGAAAGCAgatcgcggaggcggacTCAGAGAGGCTCCGCGTCGCAAACTCCCACGCCACGAAACAGAGAAGGGAATCAACACCGCAGCAGTACGCAATCGCGCAACAGCAGCACAAGCCATCCCCCCCCTCCCAACAAAACAGAGCGGTTGGTGTGCGGGAAATGGAAGCAAAACTCGAAAGCTGGGGCGTCGAAGCAGTGACCTCGCAAGCGCCTTGCGTGTTCACTCCACATATGGCGCATAGCCGTTTTTCTCTTGGCTTGCGAACCCCgctttttcctttttcttttcaCCTACCGAGGAAGTTCGCGCCGCGACTGATGACGATTCGCTTGGCATCCCAGCCGCaaacgcctccgcctgcagcgagaaaacgcgcagGGGAGACGGGGGCATTCCATCGGAGTCCGCGAACTCGCTGGCGCACCTCGAGTTGACTATgtcgcagcgccagcgcagcaCGAGGCAGGGACGCGTTTCTGCATGCTGTCGAGTTGCTAAAAAAACGGCTGCAGCTCTCTATCCCACACCGCTGCGAGGGGAGGCAGCGATAGCTCTGCAGTCaacggcgaggcagagatgCAGACGACGGGCGCCGCAAGGCGCCCCATGAGTATCGCGGCATCTGGGAGTAGAGAGCGGGGCAAGCTAACaccgccggcgaagagagagtcTAAAAAGAAAGAAGGGATCCACGGAGCGAACAAGCGCCGAAGCAACACAACTGGAGAGGGGCCCTCAGGCGCGAAAGAGCTTACCAGGGATGTACCGCGAGCCTGTCACAACGTCGAAGTCGCcctccttctgcttcctAAGCGCCAAAACAAGGCAGCAAAGAAGAGACAAAACTACACACATATACGGAGACACACGTAACGGTATGCCGAGACGCATGAATCAAGGAGGCTCCCCCGCTGCGTCTATCTGAAGGGCACAATGAGTGTCTTTCTTGCGAAGAGGAACACAGACTCCCGCTGCAAGGCACATGGGAGAGACTTATCTACGCGCCTCAAGTCCCCTCGAAATTCGGCGCACCCGCGTTAGATCGAACTCCACACAATTACACATATACATCATGTTACAGACGTGAAGGTAAGTTAATCCACGGAACTCGCATCCACCCGGAGGCAAGCGACTGCGGGTATCAAGTGAAGAAGTGACAACGTCGATAGTGGTGGACGGGCTGATGTGCAGCGGgacagacgcgagcgcgaccaCGCGGACAAAGAGGCGAGCCTATCGTTGCGGAGAGATCCGCACGAAGAACAAGAATCGAGTCAAGGCGCCGAGAAGATGATTCGTCTCAAAGCGGGTGCTGCATTGCCTAGAAACGTCAGCGTTCGCAAACTGgatgcgcggctcgccctctGCTGGACCCCGCCGCTGGCCGCGCCTACTTGATGAATTCGGGGATGAATTTGGGCTGTTCAGAAAACAAGAAAGCAGCCGATACGCGTGCACATGCATCGAtggcgacagcgaagcgcCCCGCTATAGAATCTCGGCTTTCGCGGTCAGGcacctcggcgtcggcgcgacgcgaggcacCCACGCAAGAGAGAGCGCAAAGACTAACGGGCGTCGAGccacagcgacgaggcgcgcccgTTCCGTGTTTCTCAACCCGACGATCGCGAAAGAAATGACTTCGCACTGCCTGGCTTGCCCCccctcgtcgctcttctcACGGCACCTTTCAGCAACAGCTGCACTGGCACGGAACGCGCGACTGTCTCAACGCAGGAAACGGCGTCCAGAGCACGAATTCTCTCACGTGGTGCGAGAAGTCGGCATCCATAAGGATGATGAAGTCGCCCGTTGTCTTCTTCAGTCCGTCCATGTACGCCGAGCCTGAGCAGATCACCGCTGAGAGACatccgcgcgcatgcaagccCGCTCGAAACGTCGGACATCGCTCAAGCCTTGAGCCAGATCCAACCCACAAAGGCGCGCAATCACGGGAAgacgcgacgacggagaacaGAGAACCCGAAAAAGGACCCTaacctcttcttcgcgtctcaTCCGTGCGGCCAGGCTCCTGGGGATAGGGAcgcagtgtacgtacaccgcaaCCGGCACGCGCAATAaaagagggaggcgagagaaaacagacgaagtggaggcagccacgcagaggagacacgcctGAGAGATTCGTAGAGATGCCGATTTGCCCCGTTCGTTCACAATGACGTTTACGCGCATGCAAATCCAAAATGGAGGACGACATGCTCAtccagctgcagctcgaAAACTACTGCATAGATGAGAACTTACAAAAGTGCTAACAAACAAAAGGCATCCAGACACACCTCTCTTCCTGTCACATGTACGTAAATAAGATGAAGTGTGAAGGGGAAAAAAGCAATGACCAcggcgctgaagacgcgagcccccctccccctccccgcctccgagagggacgaagagacgcgagggGGCATGCAGACAAGGCGGAGCTGGAGGAAGTCATGTGTGCCTCGCAAAGCCTCCTCTGTGAGTTGtatctctcgcctctcttcacTCTTTCTGCGAGGTGTCTTACCGAGACCAAGCTTGCCAGGTCTCTCGAGCAGGAGCTGCGAGGCAAACAGGACAGAGAAGCGAAACAGGCGCTGCAAGTTGGAGAAGTGAAGGATGCTGGTGACCTCACACACGCCATATCGCGCGATGTTCATACACATTTTCACTCATACAGTTGCTCGTACTTCGCAGCCACAGTCGCAAAGATACACGCGCGTAGCTCGTGCAAGGGAAGTCTCAAATAGGGGCGTCGACGCACCTGCAATATCCACGAAACATGCAGAGTGCCTCCCTcctgcggagaagaagaggcgtgTGGACAAGCATATGCGAACGCGGCATAGAtcggcgaagaaagaaagatTTTGACGAAAAAACACGTCTGAAAAtccgcgcggaagaaacgCACTTGAcagaggaagccgcgagaTCCGGCGGACGAGAAGCAATCTGCCTTTCGCAAATAACCGCTGCGGAGGACCTTGGAAAAAAATACCCAGACAACTAAGCGATTTTGATACGGAGCGCAGAAGGCAGATGAACGCCGAGAAGTGAGATAAAGCTCTTCATGCGTCGGCGCAGGACAGCGGAACTTGGCCGTGAGgccagagaagaagaacgaaagaggcaggcgaaacGAGGGAGATGGAGGGCACTCACGAGTCTCTCCCCGCGGAAGATTCGTTGCAGCTCCTTGTACGCCGACGCTGTGCCGTCGGGGCTGTTGTCGTCGACCAGGAGAATTTCAAAGTCGATGTTGCTGTAAAAAGAGAATCGCAGAGAGATCGCGCGTCGACTTCAGGttcaggcgcagcgcagatCTCGAGTGTGCGACCGGgtgcgagagaggaaagaaaagtggaaagagagaaaaaagaaggcaAGGCAGCTCGGAGGAAAGGATGTCGCGTACCCGAAGAACAGCGGATGAGGAGAACGGGAGCGGATACAACAGACTACAGAGAgaggggaagaaggcgagccgGGTGAGAGAAAAAACCCTTGTGGGTCGTGCGTACTTATTTCTGAAGGTATCCACGAGCAACCAAATCATGTAAGGGATGTTGTCCTTCTCGTTGTAAGTCGGGAGAATGACGGAGTAACGCGCCATCGTGACGACGAGCAAAGGGCCGCGAACCGAGAGGCCGAATCGGGACACCAGGCGCAAAGCCGGCGACTGTGCGTTCGTTCCAACTCGCAGCACAAGGCGACAAGCAGatgcgagagaggaaagagagagTCTCTTG
Proteins encoded:
- a CDS encoding dolichol-phosphate-mannose synthase family protein (encoded by transcript BESB_028050) yields the protein MARYSVILPTYNEKDNIPYMIWLLVDTFRNNNIDFEILLVDDNSPDGTASAYKELQRIFRGERLLLLERPGKLGLGSAYMDGLKKTTGDFIILMDADFSHHPKFIPEFIKKQKEGDFDVVTGSRYIPGGGVCGWDAKRIVISRGANFLAQTLLNPRVSDLTGSFRLFKRDVIEDIMKRMISKGYVFQMEVAVRARALGYSIGEVPIIFVDRLYGESKLGGQEIWQYLKGLLTLFWTI